GGTGCGTtagaaagtgacgccaaggaggGGTCCTGACcgagcgtcagtatgtgacgagtcgggatgagaacgtgttgagtGAGAAGACCTGTAGTGTTGAGTTTCATGAATTCAGGCAGCAGATGCACGACtttcactgactgactgcatGAGTTAACCTGCCACAAGCTGCAAAGCCACTGACCTAACTttcaaactgtgaaaaaaaatctaacacTCGAGGGTTGGTGGCATATGAATCAGTGGGAATCAACAGCTGCCACAATCACACATCTGTGTCCCATGCAGGCAGGCTGGTAGAGGAGCTGGAGTCGTTCTGCTGAAGTACTTAGGACCCTGGGTGTGATTACAGTGTGCGGTTGAATTGAGGTGATTGAGTCTGGTGTCTGTTAACTCCTCCTGTGACATTTACAACAGATGTTTCTCTTGTAGCTATCACAGCAGAATAGAGTAAAGCAAATCACTCGAGATGAGATTCAGCTCcacaaactaaataaaatgcattgtgttaaaaaaaaagaaagtagatGCATCAGGTACTATATAAAGAAAGTGTGGATTTACCCCTTCACTAATTCTTATTTCCTAAGCCTCTTATCGTAACAATGTGTTTATATGGAATCTAAAGCATAGTATTTTTATACAGCTTCATAAAGCTAAAGTAGCAGGATAGATGCTGTGAAATCAGTCGGTTAATATCTCTTCATTTCTTTCCTCTTGGAGGTTAATGTGTTACTACAGAGTCCCCACTGATTAGACAATCCTAGTTGAGACTGTGTTGTGCTTGTCCTCCTCATACATTCCCATCATCCTAGGCTGATCTGCCTTCTTTTTTCGTCCTCTCTGTGGCTCGTAGCCAGAGCGCCCTTTTCGATTTCTCTCCACgtgaaaataacaaacagcCCATGAGAGTCCAGGAGGGTGAGAGGGTTAAAGGTCAGCCGGCAGGAAGTCCATGGTTGAGAGGAGGGAAATCTAAGGATGAGAAAAGGTGCTGGTGGGCTGAATccctggagagagaaaaaaaaagcgaaCAGAGAGTAAGAATAAgaaatacgtgtgtgtgttatatttcATGCTTCGTATGTATAAAACATGTGTGACCTTTGTACGGTGCGACTCAGATGTGTGTCTCTACGTCAGTATAGCCAGGCAGGATGTCTCCGTTGGAGCAGCTCTTGGGCTCCCCTGCTGGCGGGGTGGTGGGCAGCATGTGGGCAGTTGTGGACGTTTCCTCTGGCGACGCCGCTGCCTGGAGCCGGCGGTGTATCAGAGGCACAAAGAACAGCACCACGCCCCCCACCATAGGAGGCACCCCGGCCAGGGAGAAGGCCACCGTGTAGTTCCCAAAGTAATCGCGTAGGAGACCTACGCAGTGGAGGTAGGGGGGCACAGTtcatgttattgtgtttttgtttctttctttatttacatatatttaaaaaattgcatAAAAACCCTCCACGGGGCTTGAAAAGTGGCTCTCCATGCGGCATATTATAGgaaataattacagtaattatgtaataataaacacaatttgTATTGTCAATAGTTTTAGACATCGTAAAAAAACTAAGACATAGTTTAGCAAAGCACTTGACAACAATACATCCCATAAACACCCATCTGTTACACAAGTATATTGCATCAGTCATAGtcatgagacacacacacacacacacacacacacacacacatcaagaaGACTCATTCATAAATCACTGTCATTGACAACAAAAGAGCATCCACTCATGTGATATGGCATAGAGTTTCATAAGACAACAACAGCAAGCGATGATCATAATAGGCCTTTAGACTTGAATGGCAAAGAAAAATATTAGTTGGACGCAGCTTATAGAGGCAGTCCATATGGAAAATATTGGTTGGTTACCGCCGGGCCACACTGTCTGCGTGAGCAGCGGGTGACGGCTACGTCGCTGAACTGCTGCCTCTCACGCGCGTGTGGCAGCCTTTCTGCTTTCATAattgtcatttcatttcaatataaatgtaatttatgtctATTTTAGACAGAAGAGGTTTAATAAGCGTGtactcatttgtaaataataataataataataatcctcaaTCAAAAGCCGGTACGCATGGTTGTGATTTCAGGGCTCTTTTAAAGTGCTGTGGAgacatattcagaaattgtaaAAGCAGAGAATTACATATTTTGGACCTTTGTCTTCAAACATATAATTCAAATAtgcatatttccccaaaatgttgacCTATTCCTCTGAAAAGAGCGACGTAACAGCAGatgaaaatcttgtttttgctgACCTCTTGTGGTTTTAACGTCTCACTTTGCTGCAGTTATGTAGAAGTGCGTGTCAGTACACTGACATCATCAGCACTGAATATAGTGACCTAGATTTGGCTCATTAATGCACTATAGCTTGTTTAAAATGGTCCTAACCTGCTTATATTAATATAGGTGGCAACATAAGATATGCTGTGTGATCAAACCCAGCACTAAAACGTCACCCTGCCTACACTACGTATATCCACATTCTATATTTATCTACATGTGCGCCAAGGCACACAAACTGTACCGACAGTGACAAAGCGAGGTCAACAAGTTTAACACACGGCACACATGTTTAATCTACCGATGAGCTTGTGACGTGAGAGCAGAGGGAGGGGTGTGCACTCACATTGTTGCCTGTAATGTATGCATTCTTGCTCATGTACTGTACAGACTGTACAGAACAACACCGTGATAATCACACATGTTTAAGGAGCCCAGCTGCCTTCGTCTGGGATGTAGAGTTAATGTATAGCTTTTTACACTAAACACAATGTAATCATTAAACAGAATATGTAATATACTACACATTATAATAGTCTGTATCGTATCAGTTACATGTTTTGTGTAACTACAGGAGATAACGTCTGCATCTGTGGATAGTCAAAAGGGAAATTGAAACCATATGTCGCTATACTGTACTTTACGCCTGAATGCAGGTCATTGTGTGCAGAGACAAAATGTGCTCGCATCTGgctaaaataagattaaaagaacaaaagagagtatataaaagaagaaaaatgtatactgtatagaGCTGTGACTAagcattgttttcattatcagttaatctgcagattatctTCTCGATTCATCAATTGTTTCGTCTAATGAAAAATGCCCACAAGAATTTCCCACAGCCAATACTAGCctagcttttttgttttgttttgtttttctgtttttttccatccttatttatttattattttctttatttctaaaaaaattacaatcaaTTTTACTTTTTccctataaaatatataaacatgacAAGTATGTAAACAAGTATGACCAACATCATATGTAAGCAAATGTAAATTTACTTTAACACCTGTCCTCCTGCAataaagtgtatatatatatatatatatatataaataaatttaaaaaaaaatatatatatgtatatatataaataaaaaaaataaataatatatatatatatatatataaaataatttccCACCGCCTGAGGAGACATcttaaaattgtttttgttcGACCAACCGCTCAAAATAGTTGCAAATcaattttctgtcgatcaactaatCGACTTTCAGCTCTTATACTATATCACCATGGATATTCCTGTGCATAGCTTTAGATATGTAATcaataaatatcagtatattGCTTTCTCCCAGGCGTAATCTTAATCAGAAATCATCCTTTTGAAATGAcattgggttgttttttttgttttttaaatgagtctGCTTTCATGAATTCAGCAACTTGagaaattcaaattcaaaaacCATTAATAACAACCTCTATTAACAACCTCTCTGGTATGCTGAGCTGAGGCCACAAAAGGAAAGGCAGAGTGTTTTGTAGTAAAAGCCCACATATGTGTGAGATCTGAAAGAGGTTGGCAAGAGAGAGCAAGAGGAGGCCTGAGTCATCAAATTAATGGTCTGCCCTCAGTGCTTTTCTATAGAGGAGACACAAGGGGAGTTGACTACTGAGCTCTGACCCTATATGTGCTTGTTTTCCCCCTTAAGAAGAATCCCTAGAGACAGCCTGCACTTGGCCACGAGCCCAAACCTCTCTACAGTAAATACAATCTGCTGTACATCTCCCCTGCCCTGCATTTATCTTACTCTTCTTTTATACTCCCTGTATGCTGTTTCACTCTGTTAATATCAATCAGCTTGTTGTGTGCTGTTACTGCCAACATCGAAGGTGTGAGCTCATTCTGTATTCTAAATCACTCCTGTGTTTTGCTTCTCACCAGCGATGGGTGGACCCGCAGTCATGGGAAGAGACATAAGGCCTAGGAGGTAGCCTATAGCCTGCGAGGCCTGCATGGGCCCGACCAGTTCGAACGCTATGGGAGCCATCATGGTGAGGAAGCAGCCGTCGCACAGCCCCAGGAACACGCACACGACCACCAGCGCCTCGAACACCGAGCACTGAGGGATCAATATGGACATCAGGCCCAGAGCAATGAAGGACACCACCTGAAACAGACACGGTAACAAGCTTTATTATTGCTATTTCTAAAGGACACGGCTGCCTGTTTCATAGGCCATAGCTGCAGTAGGTGTTGGCTTGTTTTCAGTGCACTGGAGGCAGTAAGTGAGGGGAGAATACACTGTACAGATGGCTCAGTTTCTATCCTTGTGCTCGTACATGTAGAACAGGCCTCCAGGCCcttttgacatcattgtgaacATTTTGTTACTTGTGCGACAGAGCACACCCTCCAGCTACTGTACGGACTTGATAAAAACGTGCATATTtaagctggaaaaaaatgtgataaagatTTGCCTGGGAACAGCTAGCTACACAGACGGGTTATGTGGCGATTATAACTAATCTGAAGGAATATAAAGCTGAGGAATTATACCTCTCAATTACACCATCTGTTCTATAGGCTGAGCGAGGAATTTAGGTCTGcggttttgtgtgtttgttcgcAGCTGCCTAAAGCTGCCTGCCTATTTGTCCAAATCTAAACAGTAGCTTATACTGTTGCATTACAATGAGCTCAGAGTTCATGAGTTTAATACCCTGAACTGTGAAAGAGGGTTCTGTGTCTTAACTATAAACGAAAAAGTGTTACCTTAAAATCCTTTATAAACTAAATGACATCGTATCCGGCTCGcgagttcaataaaaaaagctaaaaataacAAGTTGATAATGTAAACATACATACCACATTGTACACGAAAGCAACAATTACAAACACACTCTGCTCAACTCTGgataaaagaaagaacaagCCTCTAGTGTGTTTATCTATTAAAACAGCAGGAGAGACATTGTATTGAAATTGCTGTGAACACATTCTCTTATTCAATGGAAAACATCATCGCTACACAATCTAAACTAATATCTGACTTACGCATTTTCAGCATGCATGTCACGTCTGTCTATGACTCAGTGTCCCCTCTGCTGAACAACACGCTTGATTAACAACACGCAGATTGTGGTGGATCTGGCCAACAGAGCCTATGGATCAACTTTGTGTTTGCATTCAGCAAATCCTGTTTGTATTTACCCTCTCACAATTGCTCCAAACTGCTGTTCTTTCATTTTTTCAGGACTGAATCCTCCCCGCTATTATGCAGGCAGGTAATTCTCACGGCAACACGAAAGCTTATTTTTATTCCGGTACTGCAAGTGTGTGCAAATTCGCATTTGAGTCATGTTTAACCTGCAGTAATAATTAAAGACACTGAAAACAATCTCTCTGATTGCCGATCTAAATATATAATGTTCAACCTTGTGACATTACATAACCCTTTTAACAGAATACCATTAAACAAACCTTGATTCAGTGTCATATGTGTGCCAGAGGGCTGagtaaaacaaaggaaaaaggCACAGAAAAAGAGCCTCAAAACACAACTGCTGTTAATATTTAACCCCAAGTCTTCTATTTCAGGTCAAAGTTGCAGACTTACCGTTAACTGTAAAATGGTGCAAAGAAATCATTAAAATCATGTTACTAAGAGGCTAAATAGTAGAGACAATGGTACCAGTTTCAATCTCAATGCTCCAGGCCCACATACCACTTTTAACTGCATGAGTTTTCACATTTTACGCCTTCAGACATTTCCTCACCTGCATGTAGATCTTTTGAAGACCAGTAATGAGGTCTCCGATCTTGCCAAAAGCGAGGCGTCCCACCCCAGATGAAGCTCCTATGCAAACCAGGAGTACCCATTCCTTCTCTGTCCCCTTGAACTGCTCCTTTACAAAATTCAtctggaaagaaaaacagactgtGTGAGCTTTGGCTGTGTTAGTTGGTGGTTAAATATGATTGTGCTGCACAAGAAGCTCACTAATAGTGAATGAGATATCACACAACTTGCTGGTGAACTTTCTCTGTTTATGTGCTTCATGCCTAAGAAGTCAATTAACTCAGCAAATGggtgtgcatttgttggggtGGAGGAATTGTCCTTCCATAACCCCAAAGCAAAGGTCTAACAATAACAAACCTTTGGAACAGCGGGACAGGAAGACCCAACGCATATAGGTCAGACGCTCCCACTCCCCTATCCCCTCGGCCCTGACCCCCAAATCAGATCCAAAAACATTAAACCACCCTCTGAAGTCTTTCCTGAACTTGTGAAATATTTGCTCTGCTTTGAAGGGCTCTACATTCATCAATGGCCATAGGATAGGCATGTTTAGGGATACAGAGAGGCCATACAGGAGAGGTTTCCTGAGGTGGTCGAGCCAATACAAAGACCGGGGCTGTGTTTACATCTGGGCCCGGCCTGAAACAACAGGCCTGACAGAGGGAGGCCGGAGCTGGAACATCCGACATCTGGATAGAGGGAGATCAACTTCACAGCTCCACACATCATCCTCATCCTTCACTATCTCACTATTTCACACCAAATTCGGCCATAGGTCATGTGCAGATTTTTCAGATCATCATGGACAGTAAAATTACTGTGTTTTGACTTAGGAgtcattttactttattttttcatcattatattatttaagTCCAACAAAAATCACATTAACCCTTTTACGCAGTTGTTAACACATATTGTCAAAGGTCTTTGGAGAAATATCAGAAATGTTCGTTTTCCTTTCAGCCACTGGAGgagcgtgtttgtgtttgattgaAAGCAGCTGGCAGGCTGAGCCCCAGCAGGGGAATGAGaaacaatgtaaacaaactTCGCTGTTGTTGTTACTGTAGCTTACAAACCGTGGGTAGACTGCATGTTGTTAGCAGTGGTATTGAAGAGTAAGAACCACACCAGAAGTGATATTTACATGCTATTTGATGTTGTTTAAGTGCTGCTGCTGAACAGCACCATAATCCTGCTTATATAACCCTATAATATCGATAAAAAGGTCAGGATTCCTACATTTTCACAGTCACATACCAAAAATACCCGAGAATGTTCTggtatgtattatatttattccGTATTAGATCATGGATTGTTGAGTACACTTAGTATCCACATACAATTTTCCATTTTTCCATCtatcaaatataaaatgtaaagcTAATTTTACACTGGTAATATGCACGAAACTAAGACTTCTtgaacttttttcaaaatatttgaaCAGTTTTGAGTTGAGATAACCCAATTCAAGGCAagagtaaaaaaacaatgtgtctAATAAATTGACTCCAAGCATTCCCATTATAGTTCTTACCAGATGGACATATGGCACAAAGTAGCCCAGTACAGCTGTGGCTACTCCAAACGCCCACACCCGGTATGTGACGATGTGAAACACACGCAGGTTGAAGTACTTCTTGACCCCAGCCAAGATCCTGCTCCACCTGCTCCCCCCCTGAGCAGTGGCCCCTGGCTGTGTTTGGGGTTTGGCAGGGCCAGGGCCCATGCCTGGGGGTCCCATGCCTGCTCCAGGTGGCAGTAAAGGTTTGAACAACAGCGCCAGCAAGGCCTGGACCAGCATAAAGATGCTGAGAATCTGGAAGGTCCTGCTGAGGCCCAGAGGTTCAACCACCTTGTTGAGGAACACCGGGAGGCCCATGGAGAAGAGGCTGGCACCGGCAGTCACCACACCGTTGGCCAGGCCTAGACGCTGGCGGAAGTAGTGGCCAAGGATGACCAACGAGGGCTGGAAGGCGAAGGAGGAGCCACAGCCGAATAGTATGCCATATGTGAAATAGCGAAGGCCCAGGGAGCTgcaatagaaaagaaaaaagaggagtaATGATGTGGTTATTATTTGACCATTTGGGTATTtatgtaatatatgtatatctataaTGAGAGACAGGTCAACGGATTATTTTTCAGTCCAGATTATTAGAGGACACTTTGAAGATTTCTTCGCGACACCTGTAAGTGTTGTTAACTGAACTTCTGGGCTTTTCTAACATTGCagagtatttatttttcagaaaaacaaacgCTTTGCTCTGTGACTAAAACGTAATGGTTATACATCAGAGACACAAACTGGGGCTAGGGCAAGGGATgtctttaataataaatgtacaGGAGCTTACTTTGCAAAGGATGTACTGAGCAGCCCTATAAAAGCCACCGCAGCCCCGCTGACTGCTGTCTTCCTACAGCCGAAGCGGTCTGTGAACATGCTGACCACGGGTGAACAGAAGAAGATCATGCCCATGGCCAGGGCCCCGACCCAGGCTGGAAAGGGAGTGGGAAGAAGAGAGAATTCATTGTCAGAAACATGTGGATACCCTACATGTTGTCACCtcaagaaaataaaagacaatttTGTACCCGTTTGTACACCAAGCAAGGCTCAAAGCCATGCAACAGGAAATGTTTGCTGTAAATCAATATGTAATTGATATACAGGATACAATACCATGCAATACAACTGACATACTGCAAAAAATAATTAGGACAAATGTATTCCCTTTCCTGCGTAGAAACAATACACAGGCTCATTTTGTCATATGCAGCTGGAGAATTTGCTTTGAAGCAGCTTTATTATTACCTACTGTCAGTTGTTTGATTCACCCACGACTAGCGAACTGACACATGAACGACTCTTTTGGTTGTGTATTTTTgctttgggtccatgtttacttcctgtcagctttatgtcattcacatacgctgcaacaggaaataaactgtgacacatttggAACGTTTATGTTTATGAAATGGTCTAcaggagaaaaaggagaaaacagaaaatcaaaTCGACGCTTCttttataatgttataatacatcctttttttttttggatgtcATCGTGTGAACAATATGCCACAGGAGGCCACAGTCAAAGGTAAACGTGCGCTACATGTTGAATCTTGTGCTCCCATTGCCTTGTAGGCATTTCATAACCCAGACAACATcggtgtgttccaatccgcatACTTCTGTACTACATACTCATTATTTTGAGCGCATAGTGCGTTCCAATTGGGTAGTACGgcaaatgcagtgcactcaaagtacccggatgttgtactcaaaactgtcagatcgttgagtgtggaacgctggacactttccacactcaactgcctccgtcttggctacgtagcgaaaggggcggagccacgaccagtattcaaacatacgtagataacagaataaaacaactcaagtgagtacagagtgtacttcaggaagtacgtggattggaacacattCCATGAAAAACACCTTGATGTCATGGAAATGGCATATTTGCAGAAGCTTTTGAAAAACTAAAAGAATGCAGTAGTTTTTCTTGGaaatgtctctttctctctgcgaCCTTCACCGTCTGATGTGATTTGCTCTTTATATGAATTTATGTAACTCTTTTATTGTCTCTTTACTTGCATCATGTACTCAGACGCAACACTATGAGATTTCTCATGGTGATTAAGCAGATCAAAAAGTGGATCAAAGTGGACAAATGAGACAGCCTGTGGTGTAATATCCATCCAGGGTTAAAACATAACGGGCCAGAGAGATCCGACAGAGGCACCGCGTACCCTGAagtgcaaacaaacaaatgtctgGGTCTAGACTCCCGGGGAGCAAAGGTAGCTTTAATGTCTACCGTGGTGTCTGGACTGGGGGTCACACTGATGCAACGGCTCACTGGGAACGAGAGCAGAGAGGCAGATAAACAGGTGGATTTACCTActtacacacacgtacacacacacacactctgatttCAGTGGGAAACATGAGCTCTACATCTCTGTACAAACACAGTCTTTGTTGTGGAGGTTGAGCTAAACATCATGTTCAATACACATCTGCTGGTACACAATGTACACTACAAAGTCACATTTTGTATAGTTTAAGGGCGGGACTGCACCTCTAGCCTTCCAatagtttatttattcaaatggAACAAGACAGGGGGGTTTTCCTATTTAGCATGCACTTCATGAACTGCCACCATTTTGTAACTTTCCctgcaaaaatgtttaaagtttCACCTTGAGGCGCAACATTCACATTGGTGTTCACATCACATCTCAAGGAAGATACCTGCAGTATATACAGAAGTGGATGGTGCAACAGTAAAGTAGGTTAAATGCTATATTGAATTTCAAATGGTTGCTCTACATTGGCCTCCCGACCCATTTCGACTGAAACACCATACATGCTATACCGTTGAGGTTGAACTCATGAGATCAGATTAACCCTCTTTACTTAATAAGCCAAGGGGTTTGGATTTGGCTTCC
This DNA window, taken from Sebastes umbrosus isolate fSebUmb1 chromosome 9, fSebUmb1.pri, whole genome shotgun sequence, encodes the following:
- the slc16a2 gene encoding monocarboxylate transporter 8, with product MGINGLDNQPAADPPQTEHRDAPEDRGKIVQEDSDVQLIEAGSKPPLSPESEVQVEVVEEQHGHGEAFVPPEGGYGWLVVFAATWCNGSIFGIQNSFGILHLMLVKEHADPNDKTSQFKVAWVGALAMGMIFFCSPVVSMFTDRFGCRKTAVSGAAVAFIGLLSTSFANSLGLRYFTYGILFGCGSSFAFQPSLVILGHYFRQRLGLANGVVTAGASLFSMGLPVFLNKVVEPLGLSRTFQILSIFMLVQALLALLFKPLLPPGAGMGPPGMGPGPAKPQTQPGATAQGGSRWSRILAGVKKYFNLRVFHIVTYRVWAFGVATAVLGYFVPYVHLMNFVKEQFKGTEKEWVLLVCIGASSGVGRLAFGKIGDLITGLQKIYMQVVSFIALGLMSILIPQCSVFEALVVVCVFLGLCDGCFLTMMAPIAFELVGPMQASQAIGYLLGLMSLPMTAGPPIAGLLRDYFGNYTVAFSLAGVPPMVGGVVLFFVPLIHRRLQAAASPEETSTTAHMLPTTPPAGEPKSCSNGDILPGYTDVETHI